The Thalassoroseus pseudoceratinae genome has a segment encoding these proteins:
- a CDS encoding tetratricopeptide repeat protein produces the protein MSQAADSYNKEASSPPAPNRYRLWIFRLLTVGLALMVFLIAEFACRLFGLGHPSLGPDPFAGFHEVRPLFILDEAKHEYRIPESRYNFFAPESFAQSKPSRAKRIFCLGGSTVQGRPYSTPTSFPTFLEMALDEVDQSNDWTVVNCGGISYASYRLVPILEEVLNYDPDFIILCTGHNEFLEDRSYQHLRDASPVLKRALRVSSKSRLFNVINRWVHTDASGLVMSAETDPMLDYKNGLAAYYRDDQWRTNVVAHFEFNVRRLIGTAEVAGVPIILVIPPSNLYDCPPFKSEVASGLDPEAHAAWRELLRQAQETMRADPQGAIAIFKDAIAIDGRHAATWYELAKCYQTLGLQAQAEEAFVTARDEDTCPLRMLSVMEDALRRVADECDVPVVDLSVQMRDGHSLVDHVHPDFDAHQKIAKQLAEVLAEHDWCQLDSGWNERVDQCFRSHMDSLEDFYFLKGQRTLDALQGWTQGRSDGLPAEQRFPNRIP, from the coding sequence ATGAGTCAAGCAGCGGATAGTTACAATAAAGAGGCGTCGAGTCCTCCCGCCCCCAACCGCTATCGACTTTGGATTTTCCGATTGCTAACCGTCGGATTGGCTTTGATGGTCTTTCTCATAGCGGAGTTCGCCTGCCGGCTATTCGGGCTCGGTCACCCAAGTCTTGGGCCGGATCCTTTTGCAGGTTTTCACGAAGTTCGACCGCTCTTCATACTCGACGAAGCGAAGCACGAGTACCGAATCCCAGAGTCTCGATACAACTTCTTCGCGCCGGAATCATTCGCACAAAGCAAGCCGTCCCGAGCGAAACGCATATTTTGCTTGGGTGGGTCAACCGTGCAAGGCCGACCGTACTCAACGCCAACCTCGTTCCCCACTTTCCTCGAGATGGCATTGGACGAAGTTGACCAGTCGAACGACTGGACTGTGGTTAACTGCGGCGGAATCTCCTATGCGAGTTATCGGCTCGTACCTATTCTGGAGGAAGTCCTAAACTATGATCCGGATTTCATCATTCTCTGCACAGGGCACAACGAATTCTTAGAGGATCGCAGTTATCAGCATCTCAGAGACGCATCACCCGTCTTGAAGCGGGCTCTCAGAGTAAGCTCGAAGTCGCGACTATTCAATGTAATTAATCGTTGGGTACATACTGATGCTAGTGGGCTTGTCATGTCAGCCGAGACTGACCCAATGCTTGACTACAAGAACGGACTCGCAGCCTATTATCGCGATGATCAGTGGCGAACCAATGTGGTTGCACATTTTGAGTTTAACGTACGCCGCCTCATTGGGACTGCAGAAGTCGCGGGTGTGCCGATTATCCTTGTGATTCCGCCCTCGAATCTTTATGACTGTCCTCCGTTCAAATCTGAAGTTGCGAGTGGTCTTGATCCTGAAGCACATGCGGCTTGGCGAGAACTATTAAGACAAGCCCAAGAAACCATGCGGGCAGATCCGCAGGGGGCAATTGCGATCTTCAAGGATGCTATTGCAATTGACGGTCGGCATGCCGCGACGTGGTATGAGCTTGCGAAATGCTACCAGACGCTTGGCTTACAGGCTCAAGCCGAGGAAGCTTTTGTGACCGCTAGGGACGAAGATACTTGCCCATTACGGATGTTGAGTGTCATGGAAGATGCCTTGCGTCGTGTGGCAGATGAATGTGATGTCCCTGTTGTGGACTTGAGTGTGCAGATGCGAGATGGTCATTCGCTCGTGGATCATGTCCATCCCGACTTCGATGCTCATCAGAAGATCGCGAAACAACTTGCTGAGGTCTTGGCGGAACACGATTGGTGTCAATTGGACTCCGGTTGGAATGAGCGAGTCGATCAGTGTTTTCGAAGCCACATGGATTCGCTCGAGGATTTCTACTTTCTGAAAGGTCAGCGGACCCTCGACGCACTTCAGGGGTGGACGCAAGGTCGATCGGACGGTCTACCGGCCGAGCAACGATTCCCGAATCGTATTCCATAA
- a CDS encoding TIGR02996 domain-containing protein: MSANPFLQAVLDEPEDDLARLVYADWLDEQGDPRGEFIRVQVELAALTPADDSWRDLKNRETELLNRHLAEWFDGMRRVRHGFSHCQYQPFFAGKGSCQLVRGFRESVRVRTRVFLKHAAKIFEQMPLRRLHLFYDDHGEKEFQRFAKSPYLEKLTELTFDWQGSVEPQLRAILAHPHSQSLQSLELRNTSLAEVVGPLQKANDLTHLRRLTINARSYYIPRERPLLQIKAVKQFAKCQIPRLEHLAMTGFATETEILKRLLNRTPWQETVKSWDWSGHDFDDDGMEFLTSLGTSSQWTELRLGGQNQPAIQPAARAITGRGMQSLAAADFSSLKVLDVSSQKVGSGKLRTLLKNPTLTNLEELDLSFNRLRDTGAAVLAKSKVLGQLKTLRVNQCEIRETGLESLMNSDCLRSLRRLFIGGNPVGREAIQKIVDSALMPQLKTLYLSRIPRQNQTQFKCLGKSDAVSGLAELDLSGQPLQKKSLLALASSPQLHDLAHLHWGVGNAARPAELLEIAEDRWPGRCRF; encoded by the coding sequence ATGTCCGCGAATCCATTTCTGCAGGCGGTTCTCGACGAGCCAGAAGATGACCTGGCACGCTTGGTGTACGCGGACTGGCTCGACGAGCAAGGCGATCCACGTGGAGAGTTCATCCGTGTCCAAGTGGAGTTAGCGGCCCTCACTCCCGCCGATGATTCCTGGCGAGACTTGAAGAACCGCGAAACCGAGTTACTGAACCGGCACCTCGCGGAGTGGTTCGACGGAATGCGTCGCGTGCGGCATGGATTCTCGCACTGCCAATATCAGCCATTTTTCGCGGGCAAAGGAAGTTGTCAACTCGTTCGCGGATTTCGGGAATCCGTCCGTGTTCGCACTCGTGTGTTCCTAAAACATGCGGCAAAGATCTTCGAGCAAATGCCGTTGCGGCGACTCCACCTATTCTATGACGACCATGGGGAGAAGGAATTTCAGCGTTTTGCGAAGTCTCCGTATCTTGAGAAACTCACAGAATTGACCTTCGATTGGCAAGGCAGTGTGGAACCGCAGCTGCGAGCAATCCTAGCTCATCCGCATAGCCAGAGTCTCCAAAGCTTGGAATTGCGGAATACGAGTTTGGCAGAAGTCGTCGGTCCATTGCAAAAGGCGAACGACCTAACACACCTGCGTCGACTCACCATCAATGCCCGTTCGTACTACATTCCGAGGGAACGTCCACTTCTACAAATTAAGGCGGTCAAACAATTCGCAAAGTGCCAGATACCTCGTTTGGAGCACTTAGCGATGACAGGTTTTGCAACCGAGACCGAAATCTTAAAACGACTACTAAACCGCACACCTTGGCAGGAAACCGTCAAGAGTTGGGATTGGTCAGGACATGATTTCGACGATGACGGAATGGAATTTTTGACATCACTTGGAACATCATCTCAGTGGACAGAGCTTCGGCTCGGTGGGCAAAATCAACCGGCTATTCAGCCCGCTGCGAGAGCAATTACGGGTCGTGGCATGCAGTCATTGGCTGCGGCGGATTTCTCGTCACTCAAGGTTCTTGATGTTTCCTCACAGAAAGTTGGCTCTGGCAAGCTTCGCACGTTGCTAAAGAATCCGACCCTCACCAACCTAGAGGAACTCGATCTCAGCTTTAACCGACTCAGAGATACAGGCGCAGCAGTACTAGCGAAGTCAAAAGTCTTGGGGCAACTTAAAACACTTCGGGTCAATCAATGTGAAATTCGTGAGACAGGACTTGAAAGTTTGATGAACTCGGACTGTCTAAGGAGTCTACGGCGTTTGTTCATCGGAGGTAACCCAGTCGGCCGTGAGGCAATTCAAAAGATTGTTGACTCGGCACTCATGCCGCAATTGAAGACTTTGTATCTCAGTCGAATCCCTCGACAGAATCAAACACAATTCAAGTGTCTTGGGAAATCTGATGCGGTCTCAGGTCTTGCAGAGCTTGACTTGAGTGGTCAGCCGCTTCAGAAGAAAAGTCTGTTGGCATTGGCGAGTTCTCCTCAACTCCATGATTTGGCACATTTGCACTGGGGGGTCGGCAACGCAGCCCGACCTGCGGAGTTATTGGAGATTGCCGAGGACCGCTGGCCGGGGCGTTGTCGCTTCTGA
- the trpD gene encoding anthranilate phosphoribosyltransferase, whose protein sequence is MTTAIENALHRVINREALTVAETEAAIGEVMDGNAKSTQLAALLATLAFRGETVDEVVGAARAMHSRAIRIPTTQTGLLDTCGTGGDHLHTFNISTATAIVAAAAGVPVAKHGNRSASSRSGSADVLEALGVNVELKPVAVAECIQQVGIGFCYAPLVHGAMKHAAPIRRELGLRTVFNLLGPLTNPANAEFQLLGASRVSSAELLAGALASLGRRRAFVVCGADQLDEVALWGETTVFEVGSDSVRKLTWTPDDFGLPTCDVAELKVDSPEKSAERIRSIFAGDTGPSRDIVVANTAAALLTVNAVADLRAGVAKAAETIDSGTAQATLEKLQAFTQAHTGS, encoded by the coding sequence ATGACAACCGCCATTGAAAACGCCCTTCATCGGGTGATAAATCGAGAAGCATTGACCGTCGCCGAAACCGAAGCGGCTATCGGTGAAGTGATGGATGGAAACGCGAAGTCGACTCAACTCGCCGCATTGTTGGCCACGTTAGCATTTCGCGGGGAAACCGTGGATGAAGTTGTCGGGGCCGCGCGGGCAATGCACTCCCGTGCGATCCGCATTCCCACGACACAAACTGGGCTACTCGACACTTGCGGAACGGGCGGAGATCATCTTCACACCTTCAACATCAGCACCGCGACCGCAATCGTCGCTGCCGCCGCCGGTGTTCCGGTCGCCAAGCACGGCAACCGAAGCGCATCGAGTCGAAGTGGATCGGCCGATGTGCTGGAAGCATTAGGAGTCAACGTCGAATTGAAACCCGTTGCGGTCGCCGAGTGTATTCAGCAGGTTGGCATCGGTTTTTGCTACGCTCCGCTCGTGCACGGTGCCATGAAGCATGCCGCTCCCATCCGACGCGAATTGGGTCTACGGACAGTCTTCAACCTGTTAGGACCGCTGACCAATCCCGCGAATGCTGAGTTCCAATTGCTCGGCGCCAGTCGCGTAAGTTCAGCGGAGTTGCTCGCCGGCGCATTGGCGAGTTTGGGGCGACGTCGTGCGTTCGTCGTCTGTGGAGCGGATCAACTTGATGAGGTCGCATTGTGGGGGGAAACCACCGTATTCGAGGTCGGAAGCGATTCGGTCCGCAAACTTACATGGACGCCAGACGATTTCGGTCTTCCCACCTGTGACGTGGCGGAACTGAAGGTCGATTCCCCGGAGAAAAGTGCGGAACGTATTCGATCCATCTTCGCCGGTGACACTGGACCATCGCGTGACATCGTCGTAGCGAACACCGCCGCGGCGCTACTCACAGTGAATGCCGTTGCGGATCTTCGCGCGGGAGTCGCGAAAGCTGCGGAAACAATCGACTCCGGAACCGCACAAGCGACACTCGAAAAGCTCCAGGCATTCACTCAGGCACACACCGGGTCGTGA
- a CDS encoding sigma 54-interacting transcriptional regulator, which yields MTDRPKTLSELRESGYRSLPVKQEMRRNLLAKLRRNEPVFPGILGYDETVFPQIYNAILSQHDMLLLGLRGQGKTRMLRMLTALLDEWQPIVEGSEINDDPLHPLSKYSRDLVAEKGDQTPIAWVHREDRYHEKLATPDVTIADLVGEVDLIKHAEGRHLASEDVMHFGLIPRSHRGIFCMNELPDLSPKIQVGLFNVLEERDVQIRGFSVRLPLDLCLVFSANPEDYTNRGRIVTPLKDRIGSVVRTHYPLSRDLSVKITAENAWTEREEESVSVAVPQFMKEIVEEASMLARTSPHVNHASGVSVRMSIANYENMVSNAERRAVVAGEETTVARLSDLAYIAAGARGKMELTMTEEAGEEDRLVMRLVEEATKNVFDAHFKTKQFRNVVEYFETGKTLEVGDSVSTSTYLELIDQIRGFSRQVEDIAAELAPELEKSSYAPALRASIAELILEGLHTNNRLNKKQSTGTSRYGM from the coding sequence ATGACCGACCGACCGAAAACACTCAGTGAACTTCGTGAGAGCGGCTACCGTAGCTTGCCGGTCAAGCAGGAGATGCGTCGCAATCTGCTGGCGAAGCTTCGGCGGAACGAACCGGTGTTCCCGGGCATTCTCGGTTACGACGAAACCGTGTTCCCGCAAATCTACAACGCGATCCTCTCCCAGCACGACATGCTTCTTCTAGGACTGCGTGGACAAGGGAAGACGCGGATGCTGCGAATGCTTACCGCTCTGCTAGATGAATGGCAGCCGATCGTCGAGGGATCGGAAATCAATGACGATCCGCTCCATCCACTCTCAAAGTATTCACGGGATTTGGTGGCGGAGAAGGGCGATCAAACGCCGATTGCTTGGGTGCATCGTGAAGACCGTTACCATGAAAAGCTGGCAACGCCGGATGTGACGATCGCGGATTTGGTCGGTGAAGTGGATTTGATCAAACACGCGGAAGGTCGGCATCTCGCCAGCGAAGACGTCATGCACTTTGGGCTGATTCCGCGGAGTCATCGTGGCATCTTTTGCATGAACGAATTGCCGGACTTGTCACCGAAAATTCAGGTGGGTCTGTTCAATGTTCTCGAAGAACGTGATGTGCAAATCCGTGGGTTTTCCGTGCGGCTACCGTTGGATTTGTGCTTGGTGTTCAGTGCTAACCCTGAGGACTACACCAACCGCGGACGCATCGTGACGCCATTGAAAGACCGGATCGGTTCCGTGGTCCGGACGCACTATCCACTCAGTCGGGATCTCTCGGTGAAAATTACCGCCGAAAATGCCTGGACCGAACGTGAGGAAGAATCGGTTTCGGTCGCGGTTCCGCAGTTCATGAAGGAGATCGTCGAAGAAGCCAGCATGTTGGCTCGGACGAGTCCGCATGTGAATCACGCGAGCGGTGTCTCGGTGCGAATGAGCATCGCCAACTATGAAAATATGGTTTCCAACGCGGAACGTCGTGCGGTTGTGGCTGGGGAGGAAACGACCGTCGCGAGACTCAGCGACTTGGCGTACATTGCCGCCGGCGCTCGCGGAAAGATGGAACTCACGATGACGGAGGAAGCCGGTGAAGAAGACCGGTTGGTGATGCGTCTCGTCGAAGAAGCCACAAAGAACGTCTTTGATGCACACTTCAAGACGAAGCAGTTTCGCAACGTGGTCGAGTACTTTGAGACTGGGAAGACGCTCGAAGTCGGTGATTCTGTTTCGACGTCAACGTATCTCGAGTTGATTGATCAAATCCGAGGGTTCAGCCGCCAAGTCGAGGACATCGCGGCCGAACTTGCACCGGAACTCGAGAAAAGCTCGTACGCACCGGCACTGCGAGCTAGCATCGCCGAATTGATCCTCGAAGGCTTGCACACCAACAACCGCCTCAACAAGAAACAGTCGACCGGAACTTCGCGGTACGGGATGTAG
- a CDS encoding PDZ domain-containing protein, translating to MIRFVLNTVVFSSCFLVNTTPVSKLWADPPPVVAEKSDRPSLTERQIETLIQDLSSPKFARRQAATKTLATGGANVVDPVLKAAKTHELEVATRAVQILEFLFLYGIPETSMEAQVALEELADRTKRFHSGTVIQKEANDVLALNYHLREERALAAIRRLGGIVRYREGLDGNLQNVTRNQPPEIVILTLQKWKGKSEDLQYIKRLDRLQQLYVIRKEVGDMEYVNAISEDDVAEIQKALPQVDVSWRGPAFLGVSGVALPGRGCELSTVSPNQAAAKAGLRKNDLLLKFDGQDVDNFEQLVRLIGRHDPGDKIAATALRNNQLLEFEITLEGWK from the coding sequence ATGATTCGATTCGTCTTGAACACCGTGGTTTTTTCGAGCTGTTTCCTCGTCAACACGACGCCAGTGTCGAAATTGTGGGCAGACCCACCACCGGTGGTTGCCGAGAAGTCCGATCGACCTTCGCTCACCGAGCGGCAGATTGAGACGCTCATCCAGGATTTGTCATCTCCAAAATTTGCGCGTCGGCAAGCCGCGACCAAGACGCTGGCAACGGGCGGTGCAAACGTTGTTGATCCCGTCTTGAAGGCGGCCAAAACGCATGAACTGGAAGTCGCAACCCGAGCCGTTCAGATTCTGGAGTTCCTGTTCCTCTACGGCATTCCCGAGACCTCCATGGAAGCTCAGGTCGCGTTGGAGGAGTTGGCCGACCGCACGAAACGTTTCCATTCCGGAACTGTCATTCAGAAAGAGGCGAACGACGTTCTCGCGTTGAATTACCATCTTCGGGAAGAACGAGCGTTGGCCGCCATTCGCCGGTTGGGGGGCATTGTCCGGTATCGTGAAGGGCTGGACGGCAATCTCCAAAACGTCACTCGGAATCAGCCGCCGGAAATCGTGATCTTGACGCTCCAAAAATGGAAAGGCAAGTCCGAGGATTTACAGTACATCAAACGGCTTGATCGACTTCAGCAACTCTATGTGATCCGCAAGGAAGTTGGCGACATGGAGTACGTCAATGCGATATCAGAAGACGATGTCGCCGAAATCCAAAAGGCGTTGCCGCAAGTCGATGTCAGTTGGCGTGGACCGGCGTTTTTGGGGGTCAGCGGAGTCGCGTTGCCGGGACGAGGGTGTGAATTGAGTACCGTCAGTCCTAACCAAGCGGCTGCGAAAGCCGGCCTTAGGAAGAATGATCTGCTGCTGAAATTCGATGGACAGGACGTCGACAACTTCGAACAACTCGTCCGATTGATCGGCCGTCACGATCCAGGCGACAAAATCGCTGCAACGGCACTGCGGAATAACCAATTGTTGGAATTCGAAATCACGCTGGAAGGCTGGAAGTGA